GTAGCAATGAACTTTTTCTTTGAGTCAAATGCCCGAATCAGTTCAAGAAAACGTTCATCATACACTTCTTCATAAAATCCAAACTCCTCAAAGCCTCCCGGAATTGCCAGAGCATCATAATCGTCCACATTAATCTCATTAATAAGCTTGTCAACGATGACAGGAATATGAAAGGTGCTGATTACTTCCTTTTGAAAGCCACAGGTTTCAACCTGAACATCATGGCCAAAATCATGTCTGGCCCACCCCAATACATCAACAAATCCACTAAACTCCATAGTTTCAAAGCCCTTTGCCAAGAATAATAACGTTTTCACGAATGCTCCTTTCAAGGTCATATACCTGATATAGTCTTATCGAAATATAGTGTATTCCCTAACAAAGAATCATTTTACAAATCAATTTCTTCTCCAGCTGAAATAATTAAACGA
The nucleotide sequence above comes from Variimorphobacter saccharofermentans. Encoded proteins:
- a CDS encoding DJ-1/PfpI family protein, with amino-acid sequence MKTLLFLAKGFETMEFSGFVDVLGWARHDFGHDVQVETCGFQKEVISTFHIPVIVDKLINEINVDDYDALAIPGGFEEFGFYEEVYDERFLELIRAFDSKKKFIATVCVAALPLGKSGVLKGRNATTYHLGGGRRQKQLAEFGVNVINEPIVIDKNIITSYCPETAAGVAFSLLELLTSKESMEIVKHAMGF